The window CTCACAGCTTTACCTGGTGACCTTCACCTTGACCACCTACACCTTGAGCTGACCACACCTCATCACAAAACGCACCAACAATGACTTCAcaggtgaaataaaaataagtgatCCTGATGCAAGTTTACCGAGTCTTTATTTTACCTGAAGTATGACAGGAAGTGTCCTCATGGGTGTCAGTAATCCAGGTAGAAATGAAAGGTTGAGCAGGTTCTCCAGACGGTTCTTCTTGGCTGAAACGTTTCTTCtcttcttcagtctgaggaggtCCAGGTAAACTTATCAGCAGAACCTTCAGCGGATCAACAAGTTAAACGGCGACAATCAGAACTGGTtctcacatgcaaaagaggaccaacAACCTATTACTCCCAGGGGGCGGAGTCATGCTGGCGATGACAGCTTTGGAGAAGAGGAACAGTCCGACCCCTGTTTAACGACGGCTGGTTTCTCTTCACACAAACGGCTCCTTTACTCTTTCCAAGCATCGTTCCTCCAGGATGAGGGACGCTGGCCTGCTGATGAGTCTCGGCCTGATGATGTTGCTCCTCTGGACCATCCTGGCCAGCAGCTGCTTTGATCCTCGATGTAGAACTGGTCACTAACAGCAGACACATTGGTCTGTTGGTCCCGGGGGGCGGACCTTCTTTGCCCTGATGTGTTCTgggttttcaattcaattcaattcaattttatttatatagcaccaattcatgtcatctcgaggcactttacaaagtcaaattcaatcagattatacagatttatcaaacatttcctatataagggaaccagttgattgcatcaaagtcccgacaagcagcattcactcctggagaagcgtagagccacagggagagtcgtctgcattgtccatggctttgcagcaatccctcatactgagcaagcatgaagcgacagtggaaagaaaaactcctctgtaacgggaaggaaaaacctccagcagaaccgggctcagctGGAGGTTTGAAAGCCACTGCAGCGTCATGTTTGGAAAATAAAGGTGTCAGTTTCTCTGAAACCACTGCAGCAGAGGGGAGGACTACTGGTCTGGGTTTAGGTCCTCCTTTCCCCCCCGATGGAGTCCGGTTTGTCTTCTCTGCCTTGGGGAAAGCCCAGCTGGGTTACCCACAATGCTCCAGGTCCTCTGGGCCTGCTGCCCTGCAGGTGTTAGGTGTTCCCCTGCTTAAGCACGCCTGAGTTCAGCTGATGGCTGGGCTGCCATCATCTGACTCAGTGCTAAGGCAGGGAACCGTCTAAAAGCAGAGGACCACTGCTCTTGCACCCGTCAGGAGTTCTCCTTGTCCCGGGCTCCTGAGTCTCTGGGGGCGTTgtctgctctgtgatccagagTCCTGAGCACTCCTAACCTGCGCTCCAGGTGATGACGGGAGTCAAAGCACacgttctctctgggtactccagcttcctccacaGTCCAGGAACACGGCTCttaggttaactggtctctctaaattggtCTTTAGTGTGAGTGCATGCAGGCACCAGCCCAGTTAAGCTTCATGCCCTCAGGACAGGCCCCCAGAGGAAGGCCCAGAGTTCAGGTAAAGCTAAAGACACCATGAGGGGCACAGAAGACGTAACTGCTGGTCATGGTTAGTTTTTGGCACGAATTGTTGGAAACAAAGTATTCAGGCCACTTTTGGCTGACAGGCTTAAAGGATGTTATCTTTTAACATATGTGGAGGTGATCCAACTCCTCAACAAGTTTATCTCTTGCGATAAAGCTGCTGATGACGGACGGAAGGCCGTGAAGAAGAGACTTTTATGCAGGAAAAGGGTGAGCGGTGTACTCTCAGTCTACGTACAGAGCTGACTTCATCAGAGAGAGCCGTCGTTACAGCATGAAGAGACGCAGATGAAGAGCGATGCCCTGATCGCTGCTACTTTAAGCTATTTACCATCCATGTGGCTTTTGTGATTAGCTGTGTTTAAAGCTTTATTAGTCATTTACTACTGTGTTCATTCTCTTTTTCGTTTCATGATATTTCGTGGAAACTTCCCCTGTATTCAGCATTTTGTTGTTTCGTGTTGAAACGCTCTTCCTGGGGCTGAGGAGGAAAAGTCTCCTCTGCAGGTTCCTGTTTATTCCCCTGAAGGAATGTGTGCAGACGCCGGCCTGGCCACACGGTTCACATAGAGCCAGTTAGAAGTCCGTCCATTCCTCTGATGATGAGGCTATTTCTACGCAGACATTGGGACTAATCTGTAtgaatgatttgattgaatttcactttgtaaacTTAATAAACGTATTAAACTCAGAcataaaatgaaagtcttttcaaaagcaaacatttttccttatttttgatAATAACTATCATCTCTACGAAACTGTTTAATAGCCAAAGTTCTgtatttattaacattatttaCTAAATGTGTTTTGCACTTCTTATCTACTGGAGACGCCATCTATGAAGATCAGGTGGAACACGCCCACTTAGTGCTCGCAGGTTATTTTCTTCCATGCAATTTAGCTGCCAGTGTTTGGACTCTCTGAAGATCAGACCCTGGAGTGTAACTCTGTTGATCTGCCTTTGCTCCTGTTACGCCTgaatgtgggacaataaagctATTTCTTATCTAAGTTATTAACTTTTAATTGTTTACCATTTGTTGgagatttctttaaagtattAATGTCACACAGTAAAGCTTAATAGCAGCAAAGCGAACAACTGACGGCTGCAGGTAGGTCTGCCTGCTTCTGTCATTGAAAGTTTGTTTTGAGGGATTTTAGCTTTATCTGTAACCCAGTTATTTTGGTGGCAGCCAGAGGAAAGGGGTTTATGTCTTAAAGGGCCAGTGTAACTAATTAGGcctttaattagcaaaaatcaagcattgcttttataaatacatattctggcagtcTAGTTCCATAAAAATTAAAGCGTTTTCATAACTTAGAGTTAGTAGTTTATAATTACAGAGGTGGCGGTGCACCACCAGGAGGCGCCATGTTGCGTCACTTTTCTTGACTACAGCAGCTGAAAAGGGACAAACTGTCAGCCAGACGTGTTTTACCTTTATCTGTCTCCTACATGAAGACCTGCTGTCAGTGGagaataaacaagcaaagacgaccgtagatcatcTACCCGCTGTTCTCTCAGGTGGATGTAGAGCATGATAACGATGATGTAGCAACACCtgagcttttacctctgatttaatCCTGAgatttagtaatagtaatatcatctttattgtcattgaaacatatattacaacaaaatttgttgcCATGGGCTGCCATGTCTGCGCTCGGGAAGCGTTCTGggattaagggtcttgctcaaggacacagagtgcaggcgctggggatagaaccgggtacttgcatccttctctgagtgcaagcgcactgctctaacctctaggccagcactcccctGCCAATATGAGCTCATCAGCAGAGCTGGACACCATGCTACTGAGGTAGTTGAGCCTTTTGATTCAGGCATGCAGGACAAGGCACACGTCCAACAGTTGCAGGACAAATTCTGGTTTGAAATCTCCTGGTCAAGTGAACAGGACTTAAGCCGGATTTACCAACCTGGGCCAGACTAatagaggcgaggctgccagacatctgcgccaccgggccctctgacccctCCCAGTAATTCAGGTGatgtgccttgcccaaggacacaacgaccgAGAAAGGCTGGAGCGCaggattgaaccggcaacctacaagtacggtatttcccctacagaccaccagggcggccgagaaaacctttattCGACTAGAAATTACTcttttaatcatccaaaacggtatggaacacattaattaactgaaaaattttgcatagtatgcctttaaggttATCTGGACACTATTTATACTGATTTGCATGAGTAATTAGGGGCGGGGACTGCCCAGGTAAACGTGCAGGTGCGTTTAGCTGCTTGGACCCGTCCGTGGACGGTTCCGTACACGCCGCAGATTTCAGGACTTCTCCGCACCGCCAAGCTTTGGGCCTGGCTGGGTGGAGTCCGAGGCACTACATCTGGCTCCACCCGCCCGCTCGCTGCGCCGGCTGAGCGATGAGGCGGATCCACTGACGTCAGAGCAAACACCGGAAGTGAGCTCAGAGCGCAACCTTCAAAGCAACCTTCCAGAACTTTAAAGACTTTGTGGTGCTGAGATTATTGCAACAGCGAAGCCGCTGCAGCGGTCCGGATCAGCGGCTCCGCCGGAACCATGGAGCTGCTGGGTCGAACCGGAGCCACCCTGCTGTTGGGAGCGGGACTCGGAGCCGCAGTAAGCCGCCTGCTGAGCTGCAGAAGGCGGACTGAGGAGGAGCAGACAGCCGGTCTATTGGGATGGGTTCCGGTCCTCCCGGTACCGGAGCCTCTGACCGTCCGGGCCTCCGAACTCACCGTGAGTGAACAGCAGAGTCTGTGAGTAGTTCAGGCAGGTAGAGAGCAGTTCTCGGTGTTTAGATGACCCACTCAGAACCTCTTGTTCTCTGCACGTGGACGGACAAGgtgttctgacccggtccagTCTGACCACTTTAACAACCGTTATCTGTATAACTATTACTGACCCTCATCTGCTGCTGAACAGAACCGCTCGGTTAAACTGGATCAGCGTATTGTCATCATTAATAGAGAACCAGAACAATCTTCAGTCCAGTTGGGTCTCCAGTGAGGCAGGATTGAGGAAACTGTAGAACCGGGTCAGAGTTTGGAGAACCTCCAGTGGGTTGAGGCAGATGTtctcactgagcctggttctggttctccttcctgttaaaggggagttttcctctccactgtcgcttcatgcatgctcagtatgagggattgctgcaaagccaccgCCTGGACCCGATTGGCCCAATCCAGCCAATTGGGTCAAGTTCTGTAACCGGGATCTAATtagtaaaacagaaacagaaagtacagctttaaagtACTTTGAGACAAAATTTGTTCataatatacaaataaactgaaatgaatttaaGAGCAGACTTCCAAAGGAGTCTGGATCGGAACCGGGTCTCAGAACCCATCAGTAAACAGGACTAACGGTGGATTTTGGTTAACACGACtagaaaacatttcaaacctGATTTCCTCATTGAACCGTCCGGGGCGGATTCTGTTCAACAGCCCAGGAGGTGATGAATGTCGGAACCATTGAAGCTGGACCGTCTGAGGTTCTGTCCACTGACCCGTTTTGCCTTCTTGTTCTGGGTCCAGGTGAGTCCAGGTAACTCTGGAGCTGTGATGAAGTACGGCTTTCCCTCTTTGGCCAATATCAGGTCCAGAGAGTCCTACGTCACGTCCTACGATCCTCGCACACGCACTGCATCCTGGGTAATAGAGAAGCTAAACCCCGCCTCCCTGACAGGTGCGTCAAACAGGAAGTTCTGTGAGTTCAAAGAGGATGACAGGTaagcagaacctctgaggccagtgAAGTCGGGCGAGCTTTTAGAGTTTAACGTGATGCGTTTCTTCGACAGCGTGCACGTTTTCCACAGAGCCACCAACGCCGACTACAGGGGGAGTGGCTTTGACAGGGGGCACCTGGCTGCTGCAGCCAATCACAAGTGGAGTCAAAAGGCAATGGAGGACACCTTCTACCTCAGCAATGTGGCTCCACAGGTAAAAGCACACCTGACATGGCTTTACAGAGGAACACAGGTACTGGAGATGTTTCATCAGGGATGGAACACCAACCCAAGTCTACAGAGCAGCAGATTACACCTGCACAGGTGTCTGGAGCGCCACACCTGTTGATAGAGGAGCAAACCTGAGGCCTATTTCACAAATTTAGAAATGCAGGTTGAGCGCTAAAGCCAGGCTTGAACTATCGGGATCAAAGTGTCTGTGTCCGTTCCACAAAGCCCAATCCAGGTTTAGGAGGTCCAACTAAGTCAAGCCAGGCATAATCCAGCTAATGTGCATCacagaccaggggtccgttcttcgtacgttgcttaaaacatccgagatcaaatgagacatccaagatgatttcatccggctaatcatgatccgaaTTAATTGgcttcttcgaacacacctgttgtttatgattagtatggctggattgaattatctgagacaactgcacgttcatgcgtttgtttaaaaggggaaatgtatcgatagtagaaacaatgatcagcagcgctgctattggctgttcagcaaagaacgcccacagtttttctcccaagcagaacacgagcttttaatggaaggttatgctgaatttgagtcaattaaaacgacaggtaacacctcaaaatctgttaaagccaaagaaagggctggcaaaaagcagcagactaattaatgtgtaaatactgtccacggtagatgtttctatcactttctacagtatgaatttttgcattttaataatttcatatttactttgttcttttatgtcagagcctccacgggacccactagaacatggggacaagtaaaagtgaaatacaagaatattctacaaaatggtagcctttaattattatactgtattttaaaaagccacttcttcctcttttttaaaagccactgttaaatgatgtttgtctttataacagccaccaagaaaaaggctgaaaaaaaaaaacatgttctttttactcttgttgcatgaggcatgtttcaccctttttttctttcacaaaatgacagggtgccatccgttccctatataaacggcatcttcaacaaaaaagttagtattttgacctgaaaaaaaaaacacaaattaagaggagaaattgaactcatAGAGaacgagttgcttcaaaaggacattcagagtaagttctaatacaccatttgacagtagtattgctgactttacataattctcattgcaggcaaaagatgacttgctgtcttttctttattaaaaattgtttaaataaaacgacaggaactaagcattattaGTTTCGtctttttattaaagattaaaaaatggtgttccataattctgtcccgtcctctgccactaggtggtcccagttcactggctggacagacttccctatctcctccacttctaaagctgtgatctaatcctgtttacatgaaataagcctgctcacgagcaggtttaagctggcacacatgttgctatgacaacaagtccaggatgagtttcgaagaagcaaacgatccaagatcatgccaaatcgtcaaacaaatccagctaactgagttagcgacgtacgaagaacggacgcCAGGAGGTCGATCCCAGATTCACTGATGCTACGGTGGAGCAGCCGCCATCTTTAACCCAAACCAGCCGCATCTGTTGATGGAGCCTGATGAGGAACTGAAGCTCATCAGACTCTAGAAAGGAAAAACTGCTGCTTATGtggcaaaaaatgttttctctcaTCTTCTGACTCtagaggcaaggcaaatttatttctatagcacatttcagtacaaagacaataaaaaagttctttacatgataaaaatctagaaaattagaaaatgtagaaaaaattaaacataacaggaaaatggaaactaaaagcaaatattaatgactTTATAAACAGCCgaactacaaagttgaactaatgatgtttcagtaaaagttttaactagaacagtcaaaggcgtccatccatcctcttccgcttatctggagtCGTGTCACGGGGgtaacagtcgaaggcaatcctgaacaaatgtgttttttaacgttgatttaaaggaactcaggctttcagcactttaaactaaatgctgcttctccatgtctggttctgcagagtaggctggagctaCGATATCTGGAAATCCAGATTAATCCTCcatcttggttttgtgaaataaactGTTAATGGAAAGAAACCCGACTGGGTAATCACCAATAAAGAGATTAATTGAATCACCACTGGGCAGTGAGAACCGGTTCCAGAACCAGACGGGTCCAGAAAGGTGTCCTGCAGCCTGTCAGCGGGGGAAAAGCCTCCCTTAAACCACCTTCCAGCCTAACTCCTCTGGGCGTCTCACAGTGAACGCTTTAGTCAGGCTCTATGAAGCCATGCGCCTAGATGGGAAGTCTGAATCACACCAGCCACCTGGCTTCCATCCTGGTTCTGGCCCACCAGGAACCCAGAATTAATGCCTTTTCTCCACCTGCTGTGTCTGCAGAACCCTAATCTGAACCAGAACACCTGGAACaacctggagaagctctgccgCTCTCTGACCAAGCACTACCTCAATGTCTACGTCTGCACGGGCCCCCTCTACCTGCCCAGGTACCCTGTGCCTCGGCCCGGTCAGGTGACTCCACCTATGAGAACAGCTTAAAGACTCATGCTGTGATTGTATTTCAGGCAGGAGGATGATGGGAAACTCTACGTCAGGTACCAGGTGATTGGACGCAACCACGTTGCTGTACCTACACACTTCTTCAAGGTAGGTCTTCAACTGTTTCTTGATGtcatcagcacacctgtcagtcttCTGAGTCCTCCTCACCTTGGTTTCCTCAGGTGCTGATTCTAGAGCAGGCCGACGGCAAGGGGGTGGAGCTTCGCTCCTATGTTTTACCAAATGAACCAATCGATGAGAAGGTTCCTCTGGAGCGTTTCCTGGTTCCTATAGAAACCATCGAGCGGGCGTCTGGACTCCTGTTTGTCCCAAACATCATGAAGAGGACGAGCAGCCTGCAGGCCATCAGCAATAACTAAACTACAGTAACCAGAATCCCCTGCTGTAGTCTGGTGTGGCCATGGGGGGGTGTTGTCACTTCCTGTAgtttttctgtagttttttttattaaagtcagCTGATCTGAAAGAGTGCCACTCATTTCTGGACTAATATTTTCAGCCCCTGTGACCAGCCGGCTGGGAACAGCTGGCAGAGCAGCGATTGGTCAGATCAATGattggtcagatcaggcagagCCACTattggtcagatcaggcaggtttacttcaaaataaaatctcaggtAACAAAAGTATCAATACAATCTGGTCAGTACATGGAAAATGTCATAATGGGGCCTCTTCCAGTCCACTTCCTGTTCAGTGTTAAAGCACATTCACAGATGGGGGCGGGGCCTGTTGAAGTCTCTGTGTTCTGATTGGAGGTCAGCTGTTtgcctcctcgtcctcctcgtcTTCCATGTCTGAGTAGAAGATGTCTGACAGCTGGTACCGGTCCGGCCCCTGCTGTGTCTGGTGCGTCGCCCAGGAGCCGTAggctttcagcttcttcttcaggacAGGAACCACCTGGTGGTACAGGAAGTCGATGGTCTCTACGGTAGAAGACAGAGGGGACATGTAAGAAACTACTTCCTGTCCTAACACACCTGAGGACCATCTCAGCTCCTACCGGGTCAGAACATTTCCAAAGGACACTGTATCTGTGAGGAAGCgtaagaacagcagcagaatgaATATAGGTGTTCATCAGACCCAGACTGGAGGTAGAACCTGGTTCTGTATCGGCTCGTTTTAGCCACCCTGAAGGTCTGAATGGACCTGTACGGGTCCTGACCATCCTCTCTGCACGCCTAGTTGTTGCAGTTTGGACCCGTCAGGTTTGGTGGATGAGCAGAACCACACAGGGATGGATGAACAAGAGACGGACTGGAAGACTGTGTAGAAGATGATGGAAGTCCAGACTCTGGCAGGACCATCTCAGGTCCGGGGAGAGGGTGGTTCCTAGACACCAGAGGTGATCCAGAGTAGCTGAGGCCATTTTATTCTGCTGGAGGATGTCAGGGATGATGAGGCGCACGATCAAGAGTCGACCCGGGTTgacagtagggctgaacgattttgtaaaataatctaattgtgattttttttttcttaatattgtgatttaatgcgattcttttttttcccagtttaatttatcatgtgtttcaaaatatatacaaacaaatcaatttgtttcctcgccatgtggattagttgctaaaagacccacagcatctaaactcggtgcagaaatgattgcgttctgcctacgatgtatttcaaccaaaattgcaattttgacttttctctgcattaactacaagcaacaaaaatggcctctaaatgaagatgtttgtaaacaaggactattttaaatatgaacttttaatatttctattgatcagaatattgttcaaaaaacagcttttaatttaattggacatcaatccttgttgaacataaagtccaaccaacaagcaagtctatatattaaactgattgacctgtacttaatgctatatatgattatataaactctaaaacaagtaataaaattagattatctcactgctgcaaccgtctttccttccatgtggaggcaaacccataGCCCGCTAAGCAACCAGCAGGAGGCCTTCGGTGTCGTTCTGGTCTTTAATCACCAGGGCTCAGAGTTATTATGACCATCTGGCCATGAAATCCCTGTGGAGCGTCCTAAGCAGAAGTCCCCTGAGTGCAGCTCTGTGTCTAAGTGCAGCGGTTCTGGTCACAAAGACCAAGTAAGCCAGCAGACGGGTCCAggagaaagttctggtccagtttacagcagggcAGTCAGGAACGATTATTCTGACCATTAATCAAGtaatagcataaaaaaaaaaagttttaattttcacataattaaactaatttaatgagtaatataaataaaggaaaatgctAATTAGCatataattctttttttttccgaaTAAAAAGGTTAAATCTGCAGCTAAAAGGTTCTAGGATGATAAATGTTAAAGCTCAGCTCTTTCTGGGTGACTTAACATCAACGCAGTGCAGCTGCAAGATAAAGTACTACATCAGGAGGATAAAGTACTGCAGTACTTGCCTCCAAATGACAAAGTGTGGGCGTGTGGAACTTTGCGTTGCTTCAGTCTGCTGAACATCCGCTGGACGCTCCACGCAGTCACCTTCCTGCAACACAGGGCACAGTCAGTACTACACACTACTACAGCCAGTACTACACACTACTACAATCAGTACTACAGTCAGTACTACACACTACTACAGTCAGTACTACAGTCAGTACTACACACTACTACAGTCAGTGCTACACACTACTACAGTCAGTGCTACACACTACTACAATCAGTACTACAGTCAGTACCACACACTACTACAGTCAGTGCTACACACTACTACAGTCAGTGCTACACACTACTACAATCAGTACTACAGTCAGTACCACACACTACTACAATCAGTACAACAGACAGTACCACACACTACTACAATCAGTACAACAGACAGTACCACACACTACTACAATCAGTACTACACACTACTACAGACAGTACTACACACTACTACAGACAGTACTACACACTACTAGAATCAGTACTACAGAGAGTACTACACACTACTACACACCACCAGTCACCTCCTTGCAACACAAGGCACAGTCAGTACTACACACTACTACAATCAGTACTACAGTCAGTACCACACACTACTACAATCAGTACAACAGACAGTACCACACACTACTACAATCAGTACTACACACTACTACAGACAGTACTACACACTACTACAGACAGTACTACACACTACTAGAATCAGTACTACAGAGAGTACTACACACTACTACACACCACCAGTCACCTCCTTGCAACACAAGGCACAGTCAGTACTACACACTACTACAATCAGTACTACAGTCAGTACCACACACTACTACAATCAGTACAACAGACAGTACCACACACTACTACAATCAGTACTACACACTACTACAGACAGTACTACACACTACTACAGACAGTACTACACACTAGAATCAGTACTACAGAGAGTACTACACACTACTACACACCACCAGTCACCTCCTTGCAACACAAGGCACAGTCAGTACTACACACTACTACAATCAGTACTACAAACTACTAAAATCAGTACTACACACTACTACAATCAGTACTACACACAACACTACACACTACTTCAATCAGTACTACAGACAGTACTACACACTACTACAATCAGTACTACACACTACTACAATCAATACTACAGACAGTACTACACACTGCTACAATCAGTACTACAGAGAGTATTACACACTACTACACACCACCAGTCACCACCTTGCAACACAAGACACAGTCAGTACTACACACTACTACAATCAGTACTACAGTCAGTACTACACACTACAAGTCAGTACTACACACTACAAGTCAGTACTACACACTACAAGTCAGTACTACAGTCAGTACTACACACTACTACAGTCAGTACTACACACTACTACAGTCAGTACTACACACTACTACAGTCAGTACTACGGTCAGAACTACAGTCAGAACTACAGTCAGTACTACGGTCAGTACTGTGGTCAGTACTGTGGTCAGTACTGTGGTCAGTACTGTGGTTTCCGGGTCAGCTGC of the Fundulus heteroclitus isolate FHET01 chromosome 12, MU-UCD_Fhet_4.1, whole genome shotgun sequence genome contains:
- the endog gene encoding endonuclease G, mitochondrial isoform X1, encoding MELLGRTGATLLLGAGLGAAVSRLLSCRRRTEEEQTAGLLGWVPVLPVPEPLTVRASELTVSPGNSGAVMKYGFPSLANIRSRESYVTSYDPRTRTASWVIEKLNPASLTGASNRKFCEFKEDDSVHVFHRATNADYRGSGFDRGHLAAAANHKWSQKAMEDTFYLSNVAPQNPNLNQNTWNNLEKLCRSLTKHYLNVYVCTGPLYLPRQEDDGKLYVRYQVIGRNHVAVPTHFFKVLILEQADGKGVELRSYVLPNEPIDEKVPLERFLVPIETIERASGLLFVPNIMKRTSSLQAISNN
- the endog gene encoding endonuclease G, mitochondrial isoform X2, whose product is MKYGFPSLANIRSRESYVTSYDPRTRTASWVIEKLNPASLTGASNRKFCEFKEDDSVHVFHRATNADYRGSGFDRGHLAAAANHKWSQKAMEDTFYLSNVAPQNPNLNQNTWNNLEKLCRSLTKHYLNVYVCTGPLYLPRQEDDGKLYVRYQVIGRNHVAVPTHFFKVLILEQADGKGVELRSYVLPNEPIDEKVPLERFLVPIETIERASGLLFVPNIMKRTSSLQAISNN